The Acidimicrobiales bacterium sequence TCCTCCGCGTCCCAGGTGGCCGACCTCGTCAACGGCAGCGCGCAGCTCATCGCCGAGGTGGCGGCCCGCGACGTCGGCGTGCTGCGCCGCAAGGGGATGCACGTCTACGTGGAGCCGAACTCCTCGATCATCGACTACATGTACCCGAACGTCCAGCCGGGCCGCTTCACGGCGAACAGGTTCGCCCGACTCGCCATCGCCTGGGCGATCGACCGCCAGCAGGTCGTGAGCCAGGTGTTCGCCGGCATCGGCCAGCCCGAGTCGTCCCTGCCGGTCCACGGCGCCGAGTTCTACGACGCGAAGCTCGGCGCGTACTTCGGCAAGCGGCCGGACCTCGCGAAGGCCCGCAGCTACCTGGCGCAGGCCGGCGGCCCCCCCTCGCACCCGCTCGACCTCGTCGTGCTGGCCGACGACATCACGAACCCGACGGCCGCCATCGTCCAGCAGAACCTCGCCGCGATCGGCATCGCCACGAACATCATCCCGCTCGGCATCACGGCCGCGCTGGGGCGCCTGTTCTCGCAGCAGTACGACCTGTTCCTGCTCGACGTCCTGGCGCAGGAGTCGACGGGCTTCGGCTCGTACATCGCCTACCTCGCCGTCTACCCGGGCGCGTTCGCGAACTTCAACAAGTTCAGCAGCGTCCAGCTCGCACGCCTCGCCGAGCGGGCCGTCACGGTGACGAACCCTTCCCAGCAGGCCGCCGCGTGGCGGGCGGTGCAGCAGATGTGGGTGCAGCAGGTCCCGCAGATCGTGATCTGCAGCTCGCGCTACATCGAGGCGTCGAGCCCCTCGCTGCAGGGCTACCACCCGACCGGCCTCGCGCAGCTCGAGCACCTCAAGTACGCCAGCGTGAGCTGAGCGGTGCGGCGGCCGGTCGCGGCGGTATCGTTGGCCGGGCGCCGAGCCCGCCGGAGCTCGCGCTCGCCGAGGAGCGCGTCGGCCCGCTCGCTGGCGTCGGAGGGTGAACATGTGGCGCCTCGCCCTGCGCAGGGTCGCGCTCGCCGTCCCCGTGCTGTTCCTCGTCTCGGTGCTGAGCTTCCTCCTCCTGCGGGCCGCACCCGGCAATCCGGCGCAGCTGCAGGCGGGGCTCGACGCGACGCCGAAGGTGGTCGCGGCCATCTCGCGCCAGCTGGGCCTCGACCGCCCGCTCGCCACGCAGTACTGGCTGTGGCTCGACGGCGTCCTGCACGGCAACCTCGGGGTCTCCTACTCGACCGGTGAGCCGGTGACGAGCGTGCTCGCGCCCCGCGTGCCCGTGACCGCCGAGCTCGGGGTGCTCTCGCTCGTCCTCACGGTCCTCGTCGGCATCCCGCTCGGGATCTGGTCGGCGCTCGGCAAGGACGGCCCGCTCGACCACTCGACCCGCGTCGGCGCGCTCGTGTTCGTCGCCGTGCCGAACTTCGTGCTCGCGCTCTTCTTCGTCCTCGTCTTCGGCTGGTGGTTCCGCAACATCCTCCCCTACCAGGGCTTCGTCCCCCTCGGGCAGTCGATCGCCTCGAACCTCAGCCACGCGATCCTGCCGTCCGTCTGCCTCGCCCTCGGGCCGATCGGGATCGTCGTGCGCGTCACCCGGGCCAGCATGCTCGAGCAGCTCGGCTCGGACTACGTGCTCGCCGCCCGCGCGCTCGGCGTGCCGTGGCGCCGGGTCGTCTGGAACGACGCCCTCCGCAACGCCGTGGCGCCGGTGCTGACCGTGCTCGGCCTCGTCACCGGCTACCTGATCAGCGGCGCGGTCGTGGTCGAGACGATCTTCAACCTGCCAGGGCTCGGCGCGCTCCTCGTCGAGTCGTTCGACAACCGCGACTACACCGTCACGATCAGCGTGATGATGCTCGGCGCCGTCGTCTTCGTGGTCGTCAACCTCCTCGTCGACCTCCTCCACGCCTTCGTCAACCCGAGGGTGCGCGCCCGCTGGGCGCGCACGTCCTGAGGCGATGCCGGCCGTGGCGCTCGCGGGGGGCCGCCCTCGTCTCGCCCTCTGGCGAGCGCTCGTGCACCGACGGATGGCTCTCGCCGGGCTCGTCGGCATCGCGGCGCTCTGCTTCGTCGGGGCCTTCGGTGCCTTCCTCGCCCCCTACAACCCGGACCAGACGAGCGCGCTCGCCACCGCGCCGCCGAGCGCGGCGCACTGGATGGGCACCGACCAGCTCGGGAGGGACGTCTTCAGCCGGATGCTCGTCGGTACGGGGAGCTCGCTCGCGGTGGGCGTCGGCGCGACGGCGCTCGCGCTCGTCGTCGGGTCGCTCATCGGCATGGTCGCCGGCCTCGACGCGGGCGGGTGGGTCGACACCGTCGCGATGCGAGCGATGGACGTGCTCTTCGCGTTCCCGGTCCTCGTGTTCGTCCCCGTCCTCTCGGGCCTCGCGATCGGCAGGCACCTGCGGATCGGGCCGGTGTCGATCAGCCAGCTGGCCGTGCTCATCGGCGCGGTCGCGGTCGTGTTCGTCCCTGTCTTCGCCCGCGTCGCACGCGCCAGCGTCGCGGACGAGGTCGGCAAGGACTACCTGCAGGCCGCGCGCGCCTTCGGTGCTCGCCGACGCGACCTCCTGCTGCGCAACCTGCTGCCCAACATCCAGGCCCCGCTCGCGGTCCAGGCGGCGTTCTCGATCCCGCTCGCGATCATCACCGAGGCCGCGGTCTCCTTCCTCGGCTTCGGCATCCAGCCGCCGCAGGCGAGCTGGGGCGACATCCTGAACGACGGCAGGAGCCAGATCGTCCTCGGCGACTGGTGGGAGACCGTGTTCCCGGCGCTCGCCATCCTCGTCACCGTGCTCTGCTTCAACTTCGTCGGGGACGCCCTGCGCGATGCGCTCGATCCGGCGACCGCCCGGCGGGCGGACGAGGCGGCCGCCGTCGTCACGGAGATGACGCAGGCGTGAGCGCGCCCGCGGCCGCCCCGCTGCTCGAGGTGCGCGAGCTCTCGGTGAGCTTCGGCACCGGATCGCGGTCGCTGCGCGCCGTGCGCGACGTCAGCTTCACGCTGGAGCGGGCGAGCTCGCTCGCGCTCGTCGGCGAGAGCGGGTCCGGCAAGACGACGCTGCTGCGCTCCGTCGTCGGCCTCGTGCCGCGTGCCGCGGTCGCCGGCCGGGTGGCGTTCAAGGGCCGCGACCTCACGGCCGCGTCAGAGCGAGAGCTCGAGCGCCTGAGGGGGGGTGAGATCGGCCTCGTCTTCCAGGACCCGGTGAGCTGCTTCAACCCCTCGCTCACCGTCGGCTACCAGCTGGAGCGGGTGCTGCGCATCCACCGCCCCGAGGCGCGCCGGCCGGCGCGCGCCGAGCGCATCGCCGCCGTGCTCGAGCGCGTGGGCATCGAGCACGGGCGCGTGCTTCGCCGTCACCCCTTCGAGCTCAGCCAGGGCCAGCTCCAGCGCGTCATGATCGCCGCGGCGTGCCTGTCGGGGAAGACGGCCCTGCTCCTGGCCGACGAGCCGACGACGAGCCTCGACGTCACGACGGAGGCGCAGATCATCGAGCTCCTGCGAGACCTCCGGCGCGACCTCGACATGGCGCTCGTCCTCGTGACCCACAACCTCGCCGTCGCGGCGCAGCTGTGCGACCGCGTCCTCGTCATGTACGGCGGCCGCCTCGTCGAGGACGCCTCGGTCGAGGCGCTCTTCGAGCGGCCGGCGCACCCCTACACCCGCCGCCTCCTCGAGTCGCTGCCCGTGTTCCCGCCGAGCTCGCGGCGCGTCGAGCCGATCCGCGGCGAGCCGGCGAGCGCGCTCGGCGTCGCCGCCGGGTGCCCCTTCGCGCCCCGCTGCGACGTGCGCATCGGTCCGGTCTGCGACGAAGAGACGCCGCCGCTCGCGCCGACCGGCACCCCCGGCCAGCTCGCGGCCTGCCACCTCGTCGCCAGCGGCTCGACGGTCGAGCCGGTCGCGCGGGAGGCCAGGCGGTGAGCAGCGCCGGGCCGCCGGGCCAGGCACCGCTCGTGGAGGCCGTCGGCCTCTCGAAGCACTTCCCCGTGCCCCGCTCGGCGCGCGACGTCCTCGCGCGCCGCCGGCGGGTGGTGCACGCCGTGAGCGACGTCGACCTGTCGATCGGCCGCGGCGAGGTCGTCGGGCTCATCGGCGAGAGCGGGTCCGGCAAGAGCACCTTCGGGCGCGTCCTGCTCCGCCTCGTCGAGCCGACGTCGGGGACGGTGCGCTTCGACGGCACCGACCTGGCGGGTCTCGGGCGCGAGGAGCTGCGCCAGCTGCGACGCAGGATGGCCGTCGTGTTCCAGAACCCGTACTCGGCGGTGAACCGCCGCCGGCGCGTCTACGACATCGTCGCCGAGCCACTCGTGATCCACCGGGTCGGCGACGCCCGGGCGCGCGAGGCGCGCGTCGCGGAGCTCCTCGGTCTCGTCGGCCTGTCGACCGAGCACGCCTGGCGGCTGCCGAACGAGCTGTCCGGCGGGCAGCTCCAGCGGGTCGCCATCGCCCGCGCGCTCGCCCTCGGCCCCGACTTCGTGCTCGCCGACGAGCCGACCGCCTCGCTCGACGTGAGCGTGCGTGCCCAGGTCATCAACCTCTTCATGGACCTCAAGGCCGAGCTCGCCCTGTCGATGCTCTTCATCAGCCACGACCTCGCCACCGTGGCGTGGCTCGCGGACCGGGTCGCCGTCGTCTACCTCGGGCGCGTCGTCGAGGTGGCGGCGACGAGCGCGCTCGGCTCGGCGGCGCTCCACCCCTACACGCAGGCGCTCATCGCCTCGATCCCCAAGCCCGACCCCCGCCAGCGTTCCCGAGCGCCGACGCGCGGCCAGATCCCGAGCGCGGTGGACCTCCCGCCCGGCTGCGCCTACCACCCGCGCTGCCCCCTCGCGATGCCCATCTGCCGAACCGAGCGCCCGCCCCTCGAGGACAAGGCCGGGGGCCACCTGGCGGCGTGCCACGCCGTCGCGCGCGGCGCGGGCGCCCCGGGTCGGGCCGTGGCGAGCGCCCCCTGAGCGGGCGCGCTCGCCGCGGCTCAGGCGATGCGCGCCGCCACGACCGGGTCGAGGAGCTCCGCCGGGTAGTCGCGCCACATCCGGCGCGCCTCTTCGAGGCTGCAGTAGTGGTTGACGAGGGTGCAGTCCACCCGGATGAGGGCGCGCTTGGGCTGGCGAAGGGTCGCGAACGGCCCGTGCGGGATACCTGGGGGACGGAAGCAGTAGGAGCCGGGGCCGAGAACGATCCGGTCGTCCGGGTGGTCGGTCGAGATCTCGCCCTCGATCGTGTAGATCTCCTCGATGCAGTCGTGCCACTCGATGCGCTCGTCGGTGAAGCCGCCCTCCTCGACGGAGATCACGAAGACCCGCTCGCCCGAGTCCGGCTCGAGGCGCAGCGTCTGGCTGACGAGGCCGAGGCCGACCTTGTCGGTGAGTGGCTGGCGGACGGGGACGTCCTCGAGCGCGAGCGCCGCGATGGCGCGGGGATCGCCGAGCACCGCCTCGTCGCTCTCGGCGCTCGCGAGCGCGCCGTAGGTCATGACGAGGAGCTCCGCGCCCTGCTCGGACGCGATCGGCCCGCTCGGGTAGCCGGCCGGCCGGTAGGTGTAGCCGTAGCGCCCGAGCACGTGATCGCCGAAGGAGACGGAGCCGGTCAGGACGAACGCGTCGAAGGCGGTCGACGGCGCCCACGGCCCGTCGTGGTGCCAGCCCGGCGGGAGGCGCACGATCGCCGTGTAGGCACCGTCGGCGGGGTCCTCGCTGAGGAGCCGGCGCTCGAGCGGGCCGTCGAGACCGTCGATCGTGAACGGTGCGAAGGGGACGGTCGTCGTGTCGAGCACCTCGACGTGCCGGCGTTGGTAGACCATGGGCTTCCTCCTCCTGGCGCAGGCGCGCCTAGGTCTCCTCTTCGACGAGCTCGACGAGCGCTCCCGTGGGATCCACGAGGCAGGCGACGCGCCGGCCCTCGTAGGGAGGGGCGGGGCAGCGGGCCGGCCCCCGGGTCGCGACGCCGAGCTGGCGGGCCGCCGCGAGGAGCTCGTCGAGGCGCGACGCGGCGAACGTGTACCCGGTGACGCCGGGGAGCAGGCTCCGGCCCGGCGCGGCCGCGCCGCCGAGCCGTCCCGGCGGGTGGAAGTGGTGCTCGACCATCTGCCCGTCGCCGAGGGAGAACACGCTGATGCGGAACTCCCACTCGGCAGGTGCCAGCATGATGGCGTTCACGTGGGGATCGCCCACCACGCCGTCGAAGCGGACGGCCATCCCGAGCAGCTCGTGCCAGAAGCGGAGGGCCCCCGCGCGGTCCACGGCAGCGATCGGGGCGTTGACCGCCGGCCCGACGAGGTCGGGCACGCGCGGGAGCGGGCGAGGGGGCGGGACCCAGTCGAGCGTCGTCACGAACATCCACAGGTCGCCCGGCCCCTGCAGTGCCAGGCTCCGGCAGGCACCCGAGCCGATCGCCTGGAGGTCGTAGGCGGTCGGCGGACTGCGCAGCGCGAAGGCGCTGCCGGGCGTGGCACGCGCCGCGACCTCGTCGACCTCCCGGGAGAAGAACTCGATGGCGAAGGGGCCGAGGCGCTCCACCGGCCGCGAGCGCCTCGCCGCCTCGTCGGTCGACAGGAAGCGCACGAGTCCGCGGCGCGACCCCGGCGCGCCGAAGACGGCCTGGCGACTCCCGGTCGCGGTCGGCAGGCCCCACAGCGTGGGCAGCTCCTCGTCGAGGGGTCCCTCGAAGCGGAGCTCGTGGCCGCTCAGCGCTGCCCAGGCGGCGCTCGCCGCGTCGAGCTCGGGCACGGCCGCGGAGATCATCCGCAGCTCGGTGACCGGCACGCTCAGCCTGCCGCGAAGATCGCCGGCTCGAGCGCCTCGAAGCGAGCGAGCGAGGCCCGGTAGCGGTCCGGCGCGTCGGCGAGCGACGTCGGGACGATCGGCGCGTAGGGCGGGTGCCAGCTGAACTCGCTCTCGGCCTCGGCGTACTCGGTCGTCAGAGGACCCCCGACGGTGCGGAAGAGCTCGACGTTGCCCGTCAGGGTGCCGAAGGGGCCGTGCCACTCGCCGGGCGGGCGCCAGAAGTAGCAGCCGGGGTACATCGTGCCGAGCGGGCCGACGAGCGATCCCGCGACGAGGAAGAGCTCCTCGACGACCGGGTGCCGCTCGGCGCGCCGGCCGCTGCGCAGCGGCATCGTGCCGAGCACCCACGTCTGGTCGCCACGCACGGGGTCCTGCTTCAGCCACTTGCGACCCGCCCCCGGCGGGAACTGCGGGTGGAAGTTCCCCGTCCACTCGCCTTCGAGCGCGTCGACGCGCTCGACGAGGCGCGCCGCGTCGTCCGGCCGCATCGGCTCGCTCGAGAGCCTCGGCTCGCCGGAGAAGAAGGTCACCGCGAGGGCACCCTCGGGGGCGCGCATGGCCGTCCGCTCGAAGCCGGCCGGGAGGTGCGCGTAGCAGTAGCGACCGTAGTGGAGGTCGCCGACCTCGAGGGAGCCGTCGAGGACGAAGAACTCCTCGTCGCAGGCGAGCCGGTGCGGCTCGCGCCGCTCGAAGCCCGGCGGGTAGCGGACGAGTAGGCTCGAGGCGCCGGTCTCGTCGTCGACGCTGAGCACGCGGACCTCGACCTCGGGCCTGGCGCCGCCGTACAGGCCGGACGTCCACGGCAGCGTCTGGCACTGGACGAACTCGATGAACGGGCGGCTCATCTCCCTCCTCCCGCGCCTCGTCGCTCCCTCGGCTCGAGCCCGCGCAGCGGTCGCAGCGGGTGCCCGTCGCTCACGATCGGGACGAAGAGGCGCTCGACGGCCCGCTCGAGCTCGCCCCGGGCGTGCTCCTCGAAGTCGCGGTCCGCGCCGAGTGCCTCGAGCTCGACGGGGTCGAGGACGCCGCGCTGCGCGAGGACGCGCTCGAGGGCGAGCCTGCGGTAGCGCTCCTCGTTGACCTGGGCGGCGAGCTCCAGCACGACGCCGAGCAACCGGTCGATGGCCGGCGGGTCGAAGAAGGAGAGGTCTCGGCCGCCCTCGGGCGACGCTGCCTCGTGTCGGGCGCTCACTGTCTCGTCGCCTCGAGGACGGCCCACGGGAAGTGCCACTCGGGACGCTCGGGCCAGCGCGCGTCGTCGAGCCTGCCCGCGCCACGCTCGTCGAAGGCCAGCCACCTCGCGTCCGCGAGGCCCGCTTCCCGGCACCAGCCGAGGACGTCCGACCGGAACAGCTCGCGCAGGTACGGCTCGTTGTTGCGGTCGGAGTGCTCGACCATGGCGAGGTCCCGGACCGGGTCGCCGGTGGGGTGGAAGTCGAGGACGCGCAGCAGGCCTCCCGGCCGGAGCAGGCGGGCCGCCTCGGCGATGCAGGCTCTCGTCACCGGCGGGGGCAGCTCGTGGACGAGCATCGTCGCGCTGACGAGGTCCGCCGAGCCGTCCTCGAGGCCGGTCCTCGTGCAGTCGGCCTGCCGGAAGCGGATCTCGAGCCCCTGGCGCCGTGCGGTCCGGTGCGCCATCCGCAGGAGGTTCGCGGCGAGGTCGATGCCGATCACCTCGGCGTCGGGGAATGCCTCCTTGAGGGGGAAGGTGCTCTTGCCGAAGCCGCAGCCGAGGTCGACGATCCGCCGGTACGGCCGTGGCGGGATCGCGGTGGCGACGAAGCGGCGGTGGAACTCGGCGGCGTCGTTCTCCCCGAGCATGACGACGCGGGCCCCGAGCTGGTAGACGAGGGCGTTCGCCTCGCGCTGCCACACCCCGCCGGGCTGCAGGTGGAAGTCGCACTCGACGTACCAGCGGGGCAGCTCGAGGTCGGGGTCCAGCTCGAGGCTGCCGAGCTCCGGTCCGCTGGCGCCCTCGTCTGCGGGTTCGGCGTCGCGCACCGCGTCGGTCACGGTCCGCCAGAGCTGCTTCTGCAGGCCGCGCTCGAGGAAGGCGAAGAAGGGGTAGATCGGACTGGCGTGGACGCGGGACGCCACCGCGTTCGCGGCGCGTTCCCAGCCGTCCGCCGCGGCGGTGGGCTCGCCCGACGGCAGGCTCGCGACGAGCGCGGGGTAGACCTGTGCCGCCCACGCCCGGCGGGCCATGAGGACGAAGTCCAGCCGGGCACGCTGCCCGAGCGTCAGGGCCATGCTCCTCCCCAGTTTCTGTAGGCGGAACTGCGTTACATTCTAGCCGTGGGCACCGACGCTGCGAAAGGGCGAGCGCGGCTCGGGCCGATCCTGTCGGCGACGGTCGCGTGCGAGCGCGCGGCGGTGTCGGCCGCCGCCTACTGCGAGTGGCTGGGATACTCGCAGGTCGACGAGGGGGTGCTCGACGAGGCGGAGGCGATCGCGCTCGGTGCGCCGCAGGCGGCCGGGCGGGCCTTCGCCGTCGTCGGCTGCTCCCGGTTCGGCCGGCTGCGCTTCGTGGACTGCGTCCGGCCGGCGGGCTTCCGGCCGCTGCGCCACCTCGGCTGGGCGGCGCTCGAGCTCGCCGTCACCGACGTCGACGCCACGGCTCGCCGGCTCGCCGACTCCCCGTTCCGCATCCTGCGGCCGCCGGCCTACCTGTCGAGCTCGGCGTCGCTGCGCGCGATGCAGGTTGCGGGGCCGGACGACGAGGTGCTGTACCTCACCCAGCGGCTGGCGCCGATCGAGGGCTTCGACCTGCCGGAGCCGACGGTCCCCGTCGACCGCCTCTTCATCGCCGTCCTCGCGTGCGCCGACCTGGAGCGCTCCCGGGCCGCCTACGAGGCGGCCTTCGCCGTCCGCCGGGCCTCGGACCGCCACAGCGCGATCCGGGTGCTGAACGACGCCTTCGACCTGCCCGAGGGCACGACGCACCGCCTGAGCACGCTGCAGCTCGACGGCTCGTGCCTCATCGAGTTCGACCAGTACCCCCGGGAGGCCACGCCACGCCCGAGCGTGCCCGGCGAGCTCCCCTGGGGGATCGCCCTCGTGAGCCTCGCGACGACAGGCCTCGATCGCTCGACGGGAGCGCTTCGCGATCGGCTGACGCCGGTCGCCAGTGGGCCCGGCGGCGTTCGTCGCGTCGTGGGCCGCGGCGCCTCCGGCGAGCTCTTCGAGCTCGTCGAGGGCATCGTTGACCGGTGACGGCGACGGCCGCTAGCCTGGCCTCGTAGTGGAACAGAGTTTCGCTAGAAGGAAAGAGGTCGACGACCAGGCCACGGCGGCGGCGTCGGGCCCGCTCACCGGGATCCGCGTCCTCGACTGCTCGACGGTCTTCGCCGGGCCGCTCGCCTGCCAGATCCTCGGCGACTTCGGCGCCGAGGTCGTGAAGATCGAGCACCCGAGCCTCGGTGACGCGCTGCGCGGGCACGGCCCCGCGAAGGACGGGATCGGTCTGTGGTGGAAGATGGTCGCCCGCAACAAGCGCTGCATCGGCCTCGACCTCGGCGAGCCGGAGGGTGCGGCCATCTTCCGGCGCCTCGCCGAGCACGCCGACGTGCTCGTCGAGAGCTTCCGGCCCGGGACGCTCGAGCGCTGGGGCCTGGCCGTCGACGACCTCGAGGCGTCCAACCCGCGCCTCGTCGTCGTGCGCGTCACCGGGTTCGGGCAGACCGGTCCGTACGCGCACCGTCCCGCCTTCGGCACCCTCGCGGAGGCGATGTCCGGGTTCGCCGCGATGACCGGGGAGCCGGACGGCCCGCCGACGCTCCCGCCCTTCGGGCTGGCGGACGGGATCGCCGGGATCTCCGCCGCGCTGTCTGCCGTGCTCGCGCTCTACCACCGCGACGCGCGCTCCGGAGGCGGCCAGGTCGTCGACCTCGCCATCCTCGAGCCGCTCGTCACCGTGCTCGGTCCCCAGCCGATCGCCTACGACCAGCTCGGCGAGCTGCCGGCTCGCTTGGGGAACCGGTCGGCGAACAACGCCCCGCGCAACACCTACCGCTGCGCGGACGGCAGGTGGGTCGCCGTGTCGACGAGCGCGACGAGCGTCGCGGCGCGCGTGATGGCGCTCGTCGGCCACCCCGAGGTGGCGCGCGAGCCGTGGTTCTCGACCGGCACGGGGCGGGCCGCGCACGCGGACGAGCTCGACACGATGGTGGCCAGCTTCATCGGCGCGCGAAAGCGCGACGAGGTGCTCGCCCTCTTCGAGGAGGCGAACGCCGCCGTCGCCCCCGTCTACGACACGGCCGAGCTGATGGACGACCCCCAGGTCCGCCACCGCGAGGTCTTCACCGCTGTCGCCGACGACGACCTCGGGACGATCCGGATGCAGAACGTGCTCTTCCGCATGTCGGCGACGCCCGGCGCGATCCGCTTCGCCGGGCGCCGCCTCGGCGCGGACACCGACGCGGTGCTTCGCACCGAGCTCGGGCTCGAGGCCGAGGAGATCCAGCGGCTGCGCGAGCGGGGCATCGTTGCCTGAGGCTCCCGACGCCCTGCTCGCGGCGCTCGAGACAGGGATCGAGGTCTTCGATCTCGGGCGGCCGATGTTCGCCGGCATGCCGCAGTCGCCCAACCACCCGGAGTTTCGGCTCGCCCTGCAGCGTCGCCACGGTGACGTCGTGCGGGCGGACGGGAGCTCGGCGGCGAACGAGGTCATCGTCACCGGTGGCCACGTCGGTACCCACCTCGACGCCCTCTGCCACGTCTCCTTCGAGGGCCGGCTGTACGGGGGGCTCGACGCCGACGACGCGCAGCGCGGCGGCCGGTTCGCCGCCCTCGGCGTGGAGACGGTCGCCCCGTTCGTCTGCCGGGCGGTCCTGCTCGACGTGCCGAGGGCGCTCGGCCTGGGCCGGTGCGCGCCCGCCTACGAGATCACCCCCGAGGACCTCGAGGCCTGCGCGTCGAGCCAGGCCCGTCCGCGCCCCGGCGACGTCGTCTTGATCCGCACGGGCTGGGGGCAGCTCTTCGACGACCGGGACGCCTACATCGGCCGCAGCTCGGGCGTGCCGGGACCGGGCGAGGCCGCCGCTCGCTGGCTCGCCGCCACGTCGCCGCGCGCCGTCGGCGACGACACGATCGCCTTCGAGCGCCTCGCGCCCGGTGCGGGCCACGCCCTGCTGCCGGCGCACCGGGTGCTCCTCGTCGAGGCGGGCGTGCACATCGTCGAGATGCTCGACCTCGAGCGCCTCGCCGCGGCGGGGGTCTACGAGTTCTTCTTCGTCATGGCGCCGCTTGCCCTCGTCGGTGCGACCGGCTCCCCGGTCCGACCCCTCGCGCTCGCGGCCCGCCGCCCGGGGAGCGCGAGCCTGCGATGAGCCAGGCGACGCTCCTCGAGCGCCTCGCGCGCCTCGTCGCCGAGACGCGCCTCGAGGACCTGCCCGCCGAGGTCGTGCGCAGCGTGAAGGCGCGGGTGCTCGACACCCTCGGGATCTGCGTCGCTGCGGCGGACCTCGACACGAGCCGGGCGATCGCCGCCTACGCGTCCTCCCAGGGCGGTTCGGGGGAGGCGCACGCCATCGGGGTCCGCCAGACGCTGCCGGCCGCGCTCGCCGCGCTCGTGAACGGCACGCTCGCCCACTCGCTCGACTACGACGACACCCACCTGCCCTCGATCGTGCACCCGAGCGCGACGATCGTGCCGGCGTGCCTCGCCGCGGCGGAGGCGGCGGGGGCGCCCGGGCGGGAGCTCGTCGCGGCGGTCGCGGTCGGCCTCGAGGTGTGCGTGCGGCTCGGCATGGCCGGCTACGACGAGGCGGCGCGCAACTCGACCTACTTCGACCGCGGCCAGCACGCCACGTCGATCTGCGGGGCGATCGCCGCAGCTGGGGCGGCCGCGCGCCT is a genomic window containing:
- a CDS encoding ABC transporter permease, with protein sequence MPAVALAGGRPRLALWRALVHRRMALAGLVGIAALCFVGAFGAFLAPYNPDQTSALATAPPSAAHWMGTDQLGRDVFSRMLVGTGSSLAVGVGATALALVVGSLIGMVAGLDAGGWVDTVAMRAMDVLFAFPVLVFVPVLSGLAIGRHLRIGPVSISQLAVLIGAVAVVFVPVFARVARASVADEVGKDYLQAARAFGARRRDLLLRNLLPNIQAPLAVQAAFSIPLAIITEAAVSFLGFGIQPPQASWGDILNDGRSQIVLGDWWETVFPALAILVTVLCFNFVGDALRDALDPATARRADEAAAVVTEMTQA
- a CDS encoding ABC transporter permease, whose protein sequence is MWRLALRRVALAVPVLFLVSVLSFLLLRAAPGNPAQLQAGLDATPKVVAAISRQLGLDRPLATQYWLWLDGVLHGNLGVSYSTGEPVTSVLAPRVPVTAELGVLSLVLTVLVGIPLGIWSALGKDGPLDHSTRVGALVFVAVPNFVLALFFVLVFGWWFRNILPYQGFVPLGQSIASNLSHAILPSVCLALGPIGIVVRVTRASMLEQLGSDYVLAARALGVPWRRVVWNDALRNAVAPVLTVLGLVTGYLISGAVVVETIFNLPGLGALLVESFDNRDYTVTISVMMLGAVVFVVVNLLVDLLHAFVNPRVRARWARTS
- a CDS encoding ABC transporter ATP-binding protein produces the protein MSAPAAAPLLEVRELSVSFGTGSRSLRAVRDVSFTLERASSLALVGESGSGKTTLLRSVVGLVPRAAVAGRVAFKGRDLTAASERELERLRGGEIGLVFQDPVSCFNPSLTVGYQLERVLRIHRPEARRPARAERIAAVLERVGIEHGRVLRRHPFELSQGQLQRVMIAAACLSGKTALLLADEPTTSLDVTTEAQIIELLRDLRRDLDMALVLVTHNLAVAAQLCDRVLVMYGGRLVEDASVEALFERPAHPYTRRLLESLPVFPPSSRRVEPIRGEPASALGVAAGCPFAPRCDVRIGPVCDEETPPLAPTGTPGQLAACHLVASGSTVEPVAREARR
- a CDS encoding ABC transporter substrate-binding protein; translation: MDTPERNAVGGSERYRPVITRRDLLKAVGGGVLFAATGGSLLEAPSTASTLARELARSSARNRQNVINVLIPADPPALDPVKYNAHDIERIYRQVTEQLYQWNPDKTITPLLAESMPKISRDGRTYTIHLRSGIKFHNGKPFDSSDVKYTYEQCLAPSNGSIWLAALGLVKSVEAPNPRTVVIKLSAPYTPMLSSLALIPIVPSNIPYTATTYARRLVGTGPFRFVSWNQGVAIKLAKNPHYWQRGLPHSNGVSFSIVSSSASQVADLVNGSAQLIAEVAARDVGVLRRKGMHVYVEPNSSIIDYMYPNVQPGRFTANRFARLAIAWAIDRQQVVSQVFAGIGQPESSLPVHGAEFYDAKLGAYFGKRPDLAKARSYLAQAGGPPSHPLDLVVLADDITNPTAAIVQQNLAAIGIATNIIPLGITAALGRLFSQQYDLFLLDVLAQESTGFGSYIAYLAVYPGAFANFNKFSSVQLARLAERAVTVTNPSQQAAAWRAVQQMWVQQVPQIVICSSRYIEASSPSLQGYHPTGLAQLEHLKYASVS
- a CDS encoding methyltransferase domain-containing protein translates to MALTLGQRARLDFVLMARRAWAAQVYPALVASLPSGEPTAAADGWERAANAVASRVHASPIYPFFAFLERGLQKQLWRTVTDAVRDAEPADEGASGPELGSLELDPDLELPRWYVECDFHLQPGGVWQREANALVYQLGARVVMLGENDAAEFHRRFVATAIPPRPYRRIVDLGCGFGKSTFPLKEAFPDAEVIGIDLAANLLRMAHRTARRQGLEIRFRQADCTRTGLEDGSADLVSATMLVHELPPPVTRACIAEAARLLRPGGLLRVLDFHPTGDPVRDLAMVEHSDRNNEPYLRELFRSDVLGWCREAGLADARWLAFDERGAGRLDDARWPERPEWHFPWAVLEATRQ
- a CDS encoding DUF4437 domain-containing protein; translation: MSRPFIEFVQCQTLPWTSGLYGGARPEVEVRVLSVDDETGASSLLVRYPPGFERREPHRLACDEEFFVLDGSLEVGDLHYGRYCYAHLPAGFERTAMRAPEGALAVTFFSGEPRLSSEPMRPDDAARLVERVDALEGEWTGNFHPQFPPGAGRKWLKQDPVRGDQTWVLGTMPLRSGRRAERHPVVEELFLVAGSLVGPLGTMYPGCYFWRPPGEWHGPFGTLTGNVELFRTVGGPLTTEYAEAESEFSWHPPYAPIVPTSLADAPDRYRASLARFEALEPAIFAAG
- a CDS encoding ABC transporter ATP-binding protein, which gives rise to MSSAGPPGQAPLVEAVGLSKHFPVPRSARDVLARRRRVVHAVSDVDLSIGRGEVVGLIGESGSGKSTFGRVLLRLVEPTSGTVRFDGTDLAGLGREELRQLRRRMAVVFQNPYSAVNRRRRVYDIVAEPLVIHRVGDARAREARVAELLGLVGLSTEHAWRLPNELSGGQLQRVAIARALALGPDFVLADEPTASLDVSVRAQVINLFMDLKAELALSMLFISHDLATVAWLADRVAVVYLGRVVEVAATSALGSAALHPYTQALIASIPKPDPRQRSRAPTRGQIPSAVDLPPGCAYHPRCPLAMPICRTERPPLEDKAGGHLAACHAVARGAGAPGRAVASAP
- a CDS encoding DUF4437 domain-containing protein → MVYQRRHVEVLDTTTVPFAPFTIDGLDGPLERRLLSEDPADGAYTAIVRLPPGWHHDGPWAPSTAFDAFVLTGSVSFGDHVLGRYGYTYRPAGYPSGPIASEQGAELLVMTYGALASAESDEAVLGDPRAIAALALEDVPVRQPLTDKVGLGLVSQTLRLEPDSGERVFVISVEEGGFTDERIEWHDCIEEIYTIEGEISTDHPDDRIVLGPGSYCFRPPGIPHGPFATLRQPKRALIRVDCTLVNHYCSLEEARRMWRDYPAELLDPVVAARIA